A genome region from Anolis carolinensis isolate JA03-04 chromosome 6, rAnoCar3.1.pri, whole genome shotgun sequence includes the following:
- the LOC134292365 gene encoding uncharacterized protein LOC134292365 — protein MEKDMVLHTKRQKQKFDKCRKQQPKPELDKSRTIINLTDRQLTEDQVSILEKGGNFAVTTTRIPVENIIANVESAIYQLPEEEAEEVRIETARILRNAKLPPSNITRKERQAIKDLNSDPEIIILPADKGNATVIMETKQYKEKIRQLLDPTIYKKLKQDPTNKITRKTNTLIKNSSINFDIRQQLCKSEALPPRLYGLPKIHKDSIPLRPIVSAIGSPTYNLAKFLATQLQTHIGLTAHYIKDSTHFIEKISNLNLSTKDILISFDVVSLFTKVPVADTLTLIKQNFPEDITALFHHCLTTSYFQWDTGFYEQKDGVAMGSPLSPVVANFYMEYFEKQALETAPKKPTVWFRYVDDTFTIWSHGEEELSKFLDHLNSIHPNIQFTMEKEKEGKLPFLDVLVIRKPNQQLGHTVYRKPTHTDRYLHKNSNHHPSQKRSTIKALTDRAQRICEPHLLQGELNHLNWALQANGYSTTDIRRAARPRTSHESQDKDPPRGKVSLPYIKGTTDRIGKLMKKHNLQTIYKPTKKIQQMLRSAKDKRDPLSSAGVYRIPCSCGQVYIGTTKRSAQTRVKEHERHCRLIQPEKSAIAEHLMNQPGHRILFENTKMLDHSNNYHVRLHREAIEIHKHVDNFNRKEETMKMNKIWLPVLQNSRIRTVNKKQYSENRGLPDMNQPRAVNDSKQRMPQRQEEDSR, from the coding sequence atggagaaagacatggttctccacaccaagagacaaaaacaaaaatttgacaaatgccgtaagcaacagccaaagccagaactggataaatcacggaccatcatcaacctgacagacagacaactcactgaagaccaagtatccattctagaaaaaggaggaaattttgcagtcaccaccaccaggatcccagtagaaaacatcattgccaatgttgaatcagcaatttaccagctccctgaggaagaagcagaggaggtaagaattgaaacagcaaggatcctgagaaatgcaaaactcccccccagcaacataacgagaaaagaaagacaggccatcaaagatctcaactcagatcctgaaatcatcattcttccagctgacaaggggaatgccacagtaatcatggaaacaaaacaatacaaagaaaaaatcagacaacttctagatcccacaatttacaagaaactgaaacaagaccccactaacaaaatcaccagaaaaacgaacactctaatcaagaactcctccattaactttgacatacgccaacagctgtgcaaatcagaagccctcccacccaggctttacggactccccaaaatccacaaggactccatcccactcagacccattgtaagtgccattggatcgccgacttacaacctggcaaaatttctggctacacagctacaaacccacattgggctcactgcacattatatcaaggactctacacactttatagaaaagatcagcaacctcaatctaagcaccaaggacatcctgatcagctttgatgtggtgtccctttttaccaaagtcccagtagctgacaccctcacactaatcaaacaaaacttcccagaagacatcacagccctgtttcaccattgcctcaccactagctactttcagtgggacactggattctatgaacagaaggatggagtggccatggggagccctctcagcccagtagtagcaaatttctatatggaatactttgaaaaacaggccctagaaacagcaccaaaaaagccaactgtttggttcagatacgtagatgacaccttcacaatttggagccatggagaggaagaactcagcaagttcctggaccatcttaacagcatccacccaaacatccaattcaccatggaaaaagaaaaggaaggaaaactgccatttctagatgttctggtcatccgcaaacccaatcaacaattgggccacacagtttacagaaaacctacacacacagatagataccttcataaaaactccaatcatcacccaagtcaaaaaaggagcacaatcaaagccctgacagaccgtgcacaaagaatctgcgaacctcacctcctccaaggtgaactcaaccacctaaactgggctctacaggccaatggatactccaccacagacatcagaagagctgcaaggccaagaacaagccatgagagtcaagacaaagatccacccagaggaaaggtgtccttaccatacatcaagggaactactgaccgcatagggaagctgatgaagaagcacaacctacaaactatctacaaacccacgaagaaaatccaacaaatgctacggtcagcgaaggacaagagggatcctctctcttctgcaggagtctaccggataccatgcagctgtggacaagtctacatagggaccaccaaacgcagcgcccaaacaagagtcaaagaacatgaaaggcactgcagactaattcaaccagagaaatcagccatagcagagcatttgatgaaccagcctggacacagaatactatttgagaacacaaaaatgctggaccattctaacaactatcatgtcagactacacagagaagccattgaaatccacaagcatgtggacaacttcaacagaaaggaagaaaccatgaaaatgaacaaaatctggctaccagtattacaaaactcaagaatcagaacagtaaataaaaagcaatactctgaaaacagaggacttccagacatgaatcaacctagggcagttaacgactctaaacaaaggatgccccagaggcaggaagaagacagcagataa